The genomic region AAAACTTGATCATTTTTCTACTTTCATTTTAAGAGAATAACCTAAATTGGGAAATTATGTTTCATTGGTTTGTAaggaaaaatgttttttactatggCCAAAAATGTGTATAAAATAAAACATGAGCATGTGGATTTTACTAAGATTATGTGAAGCCACTTTCAATATTGCAACACCTACTAATGATTGCCGTGCCATTGACAAAAGACTAGTATAAAGACAATTTCACATCCATATCATTATTGTTGGACAAAAACAACTTATTGCACACACAGAATCAGCATAGCCTCGATGAAGTGTCCATATTGTTGTGGTTCAGTCGGGTCTGGGAATACTTTACCACGGCCTAATTTCTGATGGAGATTATCTGGACTGGGTTCAGTTTAAGTGCGACATACCATGGGTCTTTGATACAGTCTTGTTGGTGTGGTTACCGTCATTCACTCAGAGTTTGACGTAGCTCTTCATATGGTTCCTGACGCTCTCAGCAATCTGCACGTCGTCCTTCATCCTGTTGTAATAGTCCAGGAACAGCCCATCTGGGTTGACCAGGTAGATGAGGATGGTGTGGTCCACTATATAGTCCCCGTCCTCATCCTTAGGTCCAGGGCTGGCGTACACCCTGTAGTCCTTCCCCGCCACCTTCACCTCCTCTGGGGTACCCGTCAGGCCGATCAGCCGGGGGTGGAAGTCCTTTACGTACCTCTCCAGGGCCGCCACGTTGTCTCGTTCCGGGTCGACCGTCACAAACAGCGGTTGGACCGCGGGGAGAGACCGGTCCTTGTCCAGGGCGCTGACCACAGCAGATACCTTATCCAGCTCTTCGGGGCAGATGTCAGGGCAGTGGGTGAAGCCAAAGTAGAGGAGCACCCAGCTACCCAGGAAGTCTCTCTTGGTCCTGCGGTGCCCCCTGTGGTCGAGGAGGCTGAAGTCTCCCTGGCCCAGGGCCACCTTTTTCAACTGCTCTATACGCTGCATTCGGTGATTTTGCTGCTTCTCGTTACGCACGTACCACCAGGTGCCAAGCAGACCCCCGCCGAACAGCAGGGTGACCACCAGACGCGTTCGCAACCTGATCTTGGCTGTGGAGGTGTTGGGTCCCTGGGAGAGGGTGACCCTCTGGGtgaaaagggggagggagagaaggccaCGGGAACTCCCCAGTGTCTGCTGTGGGTGTGTAAAAGGCCCATACGGGCCTGTCCTATGTTTAGGGGTATGGTGTCCACAGAGTGGTGCCTGTGAGGAGAGCCACACCCTCTCGGGGTGGTGTGTGGAGCCAGAAGTCTGTTGGACTGTTGAAGACCTCACGGTGCATCTCAGGAATCTCCCAGACGTAGCATGGAGGTCACCCCCTATGAAGCCTACAAGTCCCAGCATCCTTCTCTCCAGACACAGCATACTTCCCACAGAAAACCTTGAGGGGTTGAGAATAAAGGGTTGTCTAGTCACCGCAGCCACAGTCATAAACTgtctatttctacaatttatcttcttgaAATGTGAGTGTTAAACCTAACCACATTTTTAATGCATTTTTTAAGATggagccaattttgactttgtggctgtggtaaaagTGAGAATGTAAGCAAGCTGTTCAGTCTAATAACACCACAGGATTTAGCTTTGTAATTGTCCTGACCCTGTCAAACCATACCACAATCATCAGCAACACAGCACTACCACAAAGACAATACAGGGTTAGAAACTGTGACTAGTAGGCGACTCAAGCTAAACTGCACCATTCTTATGTCCAGCTTGAGTGGCTAGCTATCTGGCTAAGCCTACAAGCTACCTGGTTTAGATGCAGACGTTTTTATGAGCAATGACTGAGCTCTTTAAATTAGTCATGCTTTCATACAACATGCAGGTTATCTTATAATATCCCATTATGATGGCAAAATGGATAACAGCTAGGCTAGCTACCTCAACTTCCTGGCTGGTCGACCTTTACATGCACACACTGCTCGTGTGATGCTGCTGTTACATGACCACCTTCTTTTCAGATATGTATATTCGACAATACCGCTATGtaataaataacaaaacaaaaaccacTATTATGAACAAGGCAACAATTGTTAAATGTGTTTGACAATTGTGTTGTTACAAAAGAGTTAGAACAATTGTCTTTTACATGTTGAAGTCACATCGGCAGATTCGTGTATATCTCTGTGTCCTAGACTTTCCAATAGGTGGTGCTGTTGTCTCTCCTACATGCTGCGGAGTTCACCAGAGTTCAAATGTATATGAATTTCTTCAGTTTAGCTTCTTTCTTTTACGTGTAGGTAATTTGTTGGTTCTGGATATCAAATGATTTCATCAGACATTTCTGCATGGTTAGATACTTCCATGGTTCAAGAGATCATGGGAAAAGGGAACAGataaaagcaacaacaaaaaaagataaAAATATCAAACATAGGCTCTGAAAAGGTAGGATCCATTCTATTTATCTTGcaacctgctccctctctccaatctTACTCCATTATTGATCTGATAATGAAGGCCTACACAGCAATTTGGGTTTGGGGTAAATCCATCCCAATCAATGAAAGacaatgtttatttttctttttacCCGGCCACAGATTATAGACTTGATCTCTATGCACTGGTGTAGCTTGTGATTTTGATAGGGAAATCATTGATTCACTTCAGCCACTTCCAGTGTTTTTCCATTCTAATAGTAATGGTGTGTTTTTATACCACGGTGTGAACGTTTGTGCGTGCACCAGTGAATGAGTCATATTatatatactgtccataatgtctatacacaccatcatatacatatactgtatatttaaattTCTGGactttttgttaaaaaaaatgttttacctttatttaactaggcaagtcagttaagaacaaattcttattttcaatgacggcctaggaacagtgggttaactgcctgttcaggggcagaacgacagatttgtaccttgtcagctcgaggatttgaacttgcaacccttcggttactagtccaacgctctaactactaggctccgacattgctcgttagaatatttacatatttcttaattcctttattTTTCTTTTGGggttttgttttgtgttgttaggtattactgcactgttggagaacGGATCGTAATCATTTAGTTTCACCCGCGATAACATCTGCtatgcgaccaataacattttattattATAGagttactctctctttctttcttcttatAAGAGGTCGGCAGGCAATATGTGGTATAGCTGCATAGTTGTAATGCAATGAAtgtggtgcttctacacctgcattgcttgctgtttggggttttaggctgggtttctgtacagcactttgagatatcagctgatgtacgaagggctatataaatcaatttgatttgatttgattatgttgCACTGTTATTAGTGTGCTGCTTTAAATGTTAATGTTATTCAGGGAGCTCTGCCTTGGTCTCTggggcagaaacacacacacacacatacttaaacacactcacacaatgaACAAAAGCAGCCCAGACTCCCTACTAGAGCATCAACCACCCAAACTATAGATGAGACAAACTACAGCCATGAGGACCAGTGTTAGCCCAGACccaaaaacgtgtgtgtgtgtatctgctgtCTCCTAGCCAAAGGTGAAAACAGCTTAGATAAATCCCTTCACCCTAATCTCCTGCCCACCCATGTCCCTCCCACTACAGCTCTGCACTCAACAGACATCTCTTATCTAACTGTCTCCAGTTGTTTTCAACAGCTCAGATCATTtacatgttattttatttaaagTGATATTACAGTGCTTTGGAGACTTTTTGTGACATTCAAGTTTAAAATGTACCTCTTAATGTCCTGTGAGCTCACCATTAGGAAACAGGGGGTGTGGCGGTATTGTATGTAAACACAACTGGACTAGTCTGTTCTGTTTTAGTTTGGAAAATGAAGTCAGATCTGGCTTTTAGAAGTCAATGTAGGTGCTAGTGTGTGGGTTCGGtattgtctgtgtgtgcgtgcgtgcgtgctgtgcatgtgcatgtgtgtgttctggCCCTGCTGTGTTGACAGTAATAGGCAGGCTCCCTATTCCAGACCACTGTGGTCACTGTGGAACAAGAACAGTAATtacatctctcttcctcttcaatccttttcctctcctctcaatctctcaatctctctctccctctcttcatcaaCACTATCCCTGACTCAACCACCTCATCTCACTTTCttgctccttctctctttctatcagtAAATACTCCTTTCCTTGCCTCCCCATTTTTCTTCTTAATTTTTCTTtcattgactctctctctctctctctctcagtgtaaaACATAAGTTTCTCCCTGTCTATGGTTTCCATATTTAATTAATATGCTGAACAGACTACAGGGCTGCAGTATCCAGGTCATTTCACAGTCTGTTTCGCACTCCCCTTGCGCTAAACTTGCTAACCATATTAGCCTATTCTCGCCAGAGAAGCCAAGCCACATCACCTCGCTCCCCCTATGCCTCTCAACATGGCTGGACCTGGAGGAGCAGCTGTAGGGGTCAGGGCGCCTCTCCTTTCTCCAGATCTGGGTGTGGCCAGGTccgctgcttctctctctggaggaagaggaggaggcagaaaggGGGACGCTGCCATTCTGAGGGGCCTCCATGTTGGGCTCCCGCACGTCTACTAGCACGTAATACTGGATGTCCTTCAGCTCCAGGCAGTCTTTGGCAGACTGGTCCCTTGGtctggagaggacagagggaggacatcCAGGCTTCAGGCACCTCCCCACACCTGAAGGCCCAAATGACGTCCTCTCGTTCTTCACGACGTGGACAGCTGAGGGCAGCAAGCCAGGGCGAAGCgggatgtttttaattttttCCCTGATAAACATGCAGAAACCTTTTGTTTTGTTTGCCAGTGTTTTCCTTCCCCTTAAGTGCACTAGATGTTCTGTAAATGGATTTGGGCTGAAAAGGCCCACGCCATAAATAAATCAGAAAAGAAAATGCATTTCTGGGCCAGTTGATATTATTATTGTGTTATGAACAACAATGCTTTAATCAACAACAGCAGGCAGCACAGCAGGCCTTGGCTAGGCTACTACCCTTTCTTTCTGTGGCACTAAAGTTTTCATACACAGTGTTGACTGTTTTTCATCAACGGGAAAGGAAAAAATAGAGGTCTGGGTTAAATTTCCACTACAAATAAATTAATATAAAGATGAACATTTGTTTGGGTTACCTTGACTGATCACTCTGCAAGTGTAGGGAGAAAATCGGCACACCTGTGCTAAAAGCCTACCACACCTGAATAAATTAACCTTCTGAATAGAGCAAAGACATTATCAATATCTTTTGGTCTTTATACGCAAGTGTGACTCCAAAAGTGGGCACAGTTGAGAAGTTAAATATACCCTAAGCAGGAAATTTGTTGAAACAAAACGAATAGGTTAGGCTACTGTCCCACCTTTTGACGCATAAGAACAAGTTGTAGGCATAggcagagccatgtatttagaaaGTAAGGGCCAATGCAGTTTCTGCTTCATTTTTCTCAgaaaattgattttttttcagATTTTTCAGGCCATCACCCCTACATCCTACTACGTATCCAGGTTCTTTTTGTTGTTACAGGTGCTGGAGTGATAGGTGAAATcatctggaggaagaggaggaggcagaaaggGGGACACTAGCATTCTGAGGGGCCTCCATGTTGGACTCCCGCACGTCCACTAGCACGTAATACTGGATGTCCTTAAGCTCCAGGCAGTCTTTGGCAGACTGGTCCCTTGGtctggagaggacagagggaggacatcCAGGCTTCAGGCACCACACCAGAAGGCCCAAATGACCTCCTCTCGTTCTTCACAACGTGGACAGCTGAGGGCAGCAAGCCAGGGTGAAGCGGGATGTTTTCTGTGTTTTCAAAATAAGACAGACtaaactattatatatatatatatataaaacatatatattttttatattgacTTCCATTTTTTCACAGACAAACTTTACTTTTTTAAGTAAAAAAGCCTTACCTATCTCACCCAGCATTTTCTGGATCCTAGTCAAATGCTGGGAAGATTTCTTAAGAGACATTGTAATACTTACACATGTTTACTCtatgatttcagtttgtgttATGAAGTTTAGGGTGTCTTTTTTGGTGAAAAGCGCATTTGAGCATTCTGTTACCCGGCATATACACTGTCAAAATTCTAGAATATCACAGGACTTTATTTATGATGTTATCGCCATTTTCAGCAGAAATACAATGGTTGTATCAGTGTTCCTAGATGTAACAATTAATGACGATTATGATGCTTTAGCCTACAGCAGgtatcaggtagcctagcggatagaaccattgggccagtaactgaaaggttgatgGGTTCAAATCCCTGCGCCGGCTAATTGAAAaatctgttgacgtgcccttgagcaaggcacttaactctaattgctccAGGGATGCTGTCGATAATGGTGGATCTCTGACCCCACTCTTCGAGGGTGTCTCTGGAGGAGtagggatatgcaaaaaaaacatctccaagttgtacatgtgtgaaatagaacTATTGTCAGGCTTAGGCCTATAATGTAATGCAGTTAAGTTGTTTGTGCTTTCAAATAATATTACACAATGGACATTCATGCTAATGCGGTGTAGCCAATAGGACAGGGTTGCTCTGCTCTGTAAAAAGTGTGTGTAGTTTGGTTTGTGTTGACTCTCTTACCCTCAATAAGGAGAGTGAGCTAATGCTCTTTGGAGGGGAGATGGGAAGGGAACgccacacgcactcacacatatTTGGTAACATTCTATGACAAGATTTATAGTGTGTTATGACACTAACTAAAAGCGTCCATAATTCTCCATTCTCATAAGTGGTTAcattagggctcccgagtggcgcagcagtctaaggcactgcatcacagtgctagaggcgtcactacagaccctggtttgattccaggctgtatcacaaccggccgtgactgggagtcccatagggcggtgcacaactaGCCAAGcgttggggtaggccgtcattgtaaataagaatttgttcttaactgacttgcctggttaaataaattaaataaaaacacaatACTCTGTATGATGTTTTATGGATTATGAACTAAAATGACCTATAAGACTATAGTGCATAATGTATTATAGCCATGCTGGTTTAAAACACAGAACATCTACTTATAACACACATTAGGCCAACCAAATATTTTTCCCCGTTTTTTCACTGCAAGAACCTCCTTAAGGTACAATAATATTTCTTCACCTCACTATGGTACTAAGGCATATTAATATGGATATGTAGTATGGAAACAGTGTTGTAATGACACTTCTGTTGATCCCAACTCTGGCCCAGCTGTGTCTTAACAAGATCACAATGTCTTTCCGACAGAGTGCTCTGCCTGGCGCCCAGGGCAACCACGCTCCATCTGGGAATACCCAGTTTCACTCTCTCCCATGCTAACTGGGGCACCTGACTGTAAACTGTTGCATGTGTTTTGAGATGGAGCAAATCTGTCAGCTGCTCTTATGGCTGGTTGGAAAGAGGAAACAAAAAACAATTAGGGCTTATGCCTTTTTTACGGTGTTTTCTCCGATCCACAACTTCTTTTTACCAAATGGACTTGCACATTGTGTACGCccggagtgtttgtgtgtgtgtgttatctacaCCCTGGCTTCATGGCAATGAACACACTCAATTGTCATGCCTGTTTAAATGTGAATGCCTGTGTTACCCAGAGAAGTgatgacaggagagactgggagatCCAGTCTTAGCCCATGGCAAGGTTAGGGcagtgatgagaggagagacgggCAGATCCTGTCTTAGCCCACAGCAAGGTTAGGCTAGTTTTCACAGCCTGCTTGTCTTCTTGTCTTTATaccagtgtgtgtttatgttagtttgtgtgtgtgtgtgtgtatccatgtgtGTTAATAGACTGTACGTCCCCACTTACCTCCTGATGATGGTAGCATGGCATTCATAGCATCTCCCATATGATAGCACACAGCAGAAACCTCCACTCCTTGCGTCACGGTGGTGGGAGCAAAACCTATATGTGTTGCTAGCTTATTCAATTCTACTTATGCAATTTGTCATAATTCTGGGTATACTCCCTTCCCTCTTCCTTTCAGACAGtagtgttctttctctctctggtcctcagaAAGCCTGCCTTATATAACTTCTGCTGCAGTGTTGCACAGCGATGCACAGAGGATcagtcacactcactcactgtagTCAGGTTTACTGATTCACTGTCTGATCGAGAGGACCCACAGGGCAGAGGACACCAGGGTGTTCTGGTAAAGATGAAAAATCCTTCAAAGTCAACTTTGAACTTTTGTAGTCTTTCCTGAAACTTTCATCATTGGCTAGTAAGGACCATCTATTACAACTAATTTAGATATTGAGGTGTAACTGTTAAGAATGTTTCACTTATGTCGGTAGTTTTGTTTTCAGCTTGAACAATTTGCATCTAGCCTATTTAATGTGATGCGGACCAGTGGATGTGGTTGCCTAGCAACCCCATACGCCTCGAGTTGTGTGATGCTCTGATCTCGTCGCAGTTCCATTTTTATAACGAGAGGCCTGCTTGTTGTGAGTCATTGTGTATTGTGAAGTGTTACTCAGTTTGTTACTTCATGGCCTTTGTGCTCACAATGACAACATGTCAAAGCTGAGAGCACATAATAAATAGTTACATCTGTTGACAATAATCAGCACTGACAAATAGGCTACTTTGGTTACATTTGATGCCATTCTGATAGTCATGAATGTGAACGGGTCTTGCAACACAAAGGAGAAAACCATTCCATGGCTTGCAGAACGACAGATACCATAATTatttaaatgtcattttttttgttatCGTATTGTTTTGacaatatcacaatattatttttgcgctagttggctTTACCTTCACCAAAACTTCAATacttttccttcatagcttgtcctccatcttcttttttaaaagggagccaatttgttttcagcaatTTTATTCCCATGACTGATCAAAATTCGTAATGAATAGTTTGAGAATAATCAGCATTGACAAGTAGCCTATTTTAGTTCCATTTGATGCCATTCTGATAGTCATGAATATTAAAGGTTATATTATATAAGGTTATATTACAAAATGCTGTTCGCAGAATGACAGATACCATAAACCTGTACATATTTCCCCCGCAGTGTTTCATGTCCCTCTGAAGGTACACGGCAGCTGTGAGAAGCCACAAGAGTCCTCCCTCATCAGTCTCTCCCCCAGTACCTGTCCTCAGTGCAGCGAAGGGTTAAATCACTCACGTCATAAGTTCATTGTGTATTCATGACATACAATCTGGGCTCTCTCGTCAGGTTGGATGACTGGATGAAACTAGCTGTGTTTGTTGATCACAGCTGACGGGTCAACAGCAGGTAAGGGAAGGGTTAAGCCGTTTTAATCTGTAAGGAAAGATATATGGGGAGGATAGAAGGAGACGGAATTAATCAGACAGCGGTATTTAGTATGAGAACCTTTACTAATGAGGCCTGCGTAGTTAACACAACGAGAAAAGAGaatcggagggagagagagagtgtgtgtgtgtgtgtgtgtgtgtgtgtgtgtgtgtgtgtgtgtgtgagagagaggggatggagggagggaggagtgaacGACAGACGGGAAATGAATCGCAAGCTGCAGGAGAATAGGTTGTCAGCATCCAGAGCTCCAAGGTCTGACTCTCATTAAAGGtaaatgcagtgtgtgtgtgtctatatttaCCTGATATTTGCACTTACAGATACGTGTGCTAGATGGAGAAAGGAATGCCTTTGATTTGACCCGTGTGGTTAAATCAGCAGAAAGAGCaggtagagggaaagagaaagggagaggtaaaACGAGAGAAGGGATACAAAGCATTAGCATCAAACGTGCTTCAAACCCAGACTGAGACGGGAGAGAAACCAGTAGAGGGACCAACTGTGCAAATGAGAGTGAGAGAATTGgtcagtggtagagagagagcgagagagcgagagcgagagagagagagagagagagagagagagagagagagagagagaaaaggacaggAAAGGGTTATAGAATAACAGCTCAAGTAAAAAGAAGACAGAAGTGCAGTATCAAAACAAAAGGAGGTCTAGAGAGTGAATTGTGTAGTATCTGAGTGAGTTTGAGAGAGAGCTGTAGTGTTTGTCTCTTTGTTGCATGCATCTCAGACTGCGGTCCCTCGCTCAGTTTGTCTCTTTGTTGCATGCGTCTCAGACTGTGGTCCCTCGCTCAGTTTGTCTCTTTGTTGCATGCGTCTCAGACTGTGGTCCCTCGCTCAGTTTGTCTCTTTGTTGCATGCATCTCAGACTGCGGTCCCTCGCTCAGTTTGTCTCTTTGTTGCATGCGTCTCAGACTGTGGTCCCTCGCTCAGTTTGTCTCTTTGTTGCATGCGTCTCAGACTGTGGTCCCTCACTCAGTTTGTCTCTTTGCTCTCCAgcgtctgtgtgtctctctcacctccAGGATGGAGGGGCTGCTGCGGCTGAGTCTACCCGGAGCTTGAGGAGCCTTCCTGGGCTTCGTCTGCGTcatcttccccctgtctctctctgccctggtccCCCTATACTCATCCATCACTCGACCTCTGCAGTACAAGAGAGCATCTGGACCCACACGACACCTCCCCCTAATCCCCCACACTGAGTTGCCAGGGCAACCATGGACGGACTACACCTGCCACCGGTCATCGAGGAGGTCATGGACCCtgcaggttagtgtgtgtgtttgtttgtgtgtatgtttgtgtgtgtgcttatcacacaatgtgtgtgttgtttatatgcctgtgtgtgtgcattgccTACCAATGACTCCGTGAATGTCTACACAAAATGTTGTGTTCGTGAGTGTGTGAGCCATAAATGGTCtaccagtgtatgtgtgtgtgtgtgtgtctgtttgtgtgtctgggtGTTTGTGTTAGCCAGTCAGCGAGGCCTGTGTTTACCAGAACAGACGGATTAACAGAGAGATCCAGGCAGGCTTCAtttcagagggagggagagacagcctGCCAGCCTTCCATAGTGACACTACTCAGGGACGTCATCCAACAGAGACCGTAAGCTAGCTGGATCACAGAGCTCTGTGAATATTACATTCATAAACTCTTAATATGAATCAAGTATTGGATTTACACATCCAAATATAAATGCTGATGCTGGCTAAATAGTCAATCATCAGAACAATAGGAATTCTGTATACATTCTTTCAGCGATCAGATCCCCAGGGGTTTTCCTGGCATTAATGATGTTGGACATTCAGCCTATGTATTTGTTTTGTAACCTATGACCTCTGTTGTGAATCCTTTATGATAACTAGCCTATGTACGGTGTATGACTGACCGTTGGTCCACAGGTTAAGTTTGGCCATTGAGCCGATTACTACATGCTCTATGCAGACGCAAGATTTGGAGTGTTGCAATGTTTTTCGTTACAAAAGGGGCCTTGTAAATACACTCTGACATTCAACATACCTTTTTACTACCTGAAAGGTTTTGCCGCTTGGTTTCTTGATCTGATCTATATGCTACATAGGCTATTCATCAAAGTAGCCTATTTCGCATTGATAACCAAATATAATCTCAGTAACTGTTCAGACAGTAAACCAAACAACAAGAATCCCCCGAACAAGGTATTTTGTTTAGAACTAGTGATATAGGCTATTGTGAAATGGTAGAACCTGCTGTAGGCAAGTGGCTAGCCATGTGCTTTTTTCTCCCTGACCAAAACATGATAACGTTTTATTTTTAGCTGATGGAAATGAATACACAAGCAGCCTATCAAACTGGAATAATGTTTTAGGTTACACCAGCAAgtataaatatatttataaaattATAAATTATAAAAATTATAAAATTATTGTTATAAAGATTATTTCACATGGAGATGTGGGAAGCTGAAAAGGCTAGCCAGCTCGCTATGTTTTTAGCAAGGCTAAAACCAGCTAGCCAGGCTGCCACATAACTACTACTAGCAAGGAAAAGCGACTCTTCCTTGCTTTAACTAAATGAAAAGACAAAAATGAAAAACGTTGCTATCGCCCCCTTGCAAATGGGAGAGGGACCGTGGACGACATCATGTTACCAAAAGGTATCCTCTACTCCAGAAATCCCACTCCAACGATGCACATAGATCAACAGAGGGAAGCTTGTAGTAACC from Oncorhynchus kisutch isolate 150728-3 linkage group LG9, Okis_V2, whole genome shotgun sequence harbors:
- the LOC109879972 gene encoding protein SCO2 homolog, mitochondrial-like, translated to MLCLERRMLGLVGFIGGDLHATSGRFLRCTVRSSTVQQTSGSTHHPERVWLSSQAPLCGHHTPKHRTGPYGPFTHPQQTLGSSRGLLSLPLFTQRVTLSQGPNTSTAKIRLRTRLVVTLLFGGGLLGTWWYVRNEKQQNHRMQRIEQLKKVALGQGDFSLLDHRGHRRTKRDFLGSWVLLYFGFTHCPDICPEELDKVSAVVSALDKDRSLPAVQPLFVTVDPERDNVAALERYVKDFHPRLIGLTGTPEEVKVAGKDYRVYASPGPKDEDGDYIVDHTILIYLVNPDGLFLDYYNRMKDDVQIAESVRNHMKSYVKL